Proteins from one Prinia subflava isolate CZ2003 ecotype Zambia chromosome 4, Cam_Psub_1.2, whole genome shotgun sequence genomic window:
- the ECHDC3 gene encoding enoyl-CoA hydratase domain-containing protein 3, mitochondrial yields the protein MAARLCRLPRPLTAAFSSAAAAGAGRAPPAEPLTERREAGGVRTIVLNNPRRRNALSLPMLQSLRRDLLHDVKSRELRVIVIAAEGPVFCSGHDLKELSSEDDVKHHSQVFELCAEVMTLIQKLPVPVIAKVNGLATAAGCQLVASCDIAVASEKSQFATPGVNIGLFCSTPAVALGRSLPRKVALEMLFTGEPLSAHEALMHGLVSKVVPEDKLEEETMKISQKICESSKSVLALGKATFYRQISQDLDTAYKITTKVMVDNLTLRDGQEGIEAFVQKRKPVWSHSQEEKK from the exons ATGGCGGCCCGGCTGTGCCGGCTGCCCAGGCCCCTCACGGCCGCCTTCAGCAGCGCCGCGGCCGCGGGAGCCGGGCGGGCCCCGCCGGCGGAGCCGCTGACGGAGCGGCGGGAGGCGGGCGGCGTGCG CACCATCGTCCTGAACAACCCGCGGCGGCGGAACGCGCTGTCGCTGCCCATGCTGCAGAGCCTGCGGCGGGACCTGCTGCACGACGTGAAGAGCCGGGAGCTCCGCGTCATCGTCATCGCGG CTGAAGGACCTGTATTTTGTTCCGGCCATGATTTAAAGGAGCTGTCAAGTGAAGATGATGTGAAGCATCATTCCCAAGTGTTTGAATTATGTGCAGAG GTCATGACTTTAATCCAGAAACTTCCAGTGCCAGTGATTGCCAAAGTAAACGGCTTGGCTACAGCAGCCGGCTGCCAGCTCGTGGCAAGCTGTGACATCGCAGTGGCAAGTGAGAAATCTCAGTTTGCTACTCCTGGAGTAAACATTGGGCTGTTCTGCTCCACACCAGCTGTGGCCTTGGGCAGATCTCTTCCAAGAAAG GTGGCACTGGAGATGCTTTTCACAGGTGAACCTCTCTCTGCCCATGAAGCCTTAATGCACGGGCTTGTCAGCAAGGTGGTACCAGAAGACAAGCTGGAAGAAGAGACCATGAAAATCTCTCAGAAGATATGTGAAAGCAGCAAATCTGTCCTGGCCTTGGGGAAAGCCACCTTTTACAGACAGATAAGCCAGGACCTTGACACTGCTTACAAAATAACTACTAAGGTCATGGTAGATAATTTGACTTTGAGAGATGGGCAGGAAGGCATTGAAGCCTTTGTTCAGAAGCGTAAACCTGTCTGGTCACACTCtcaggaggagaagaaatga